The following nucleotide sequence is from Acinetobacter equi.
AAAATAATTTAGTTTTACATTGTTCATCATTTTCTAAGATTTTAGGTGCTGATTTTCGGATAGGTTGGGTTTATGCAGGACCATATTCTGAGAAAATTCAACATATTCAGCTCATGAGTACACTTTCTGTTAATTCATTTATTCAAAATGCTTTGGTCGAATACTTATCTCATAGAGACTATGACAAACATTTAAAAAAAATAAGAGCATCTTTAGAAAAAAATAAAATCGATTTTTATCATTTTTTACAAAGAATATTAGATCAAAATTGTAAAGTTCATTATTTTCCATCAGGCTATTTTTTATGGATTGAATTACCCAAAGAACTTGATAGTATAGATATTTATCAATCTTTATTATCAAAAAACATTAGCATTGCACCTAGTCATTTATTTAATGCTCATGATACCAAAGCAAAAAACTACTTACGAATTAACTGTTCATTCGACTTAACAGCTTCTTATCAAGAGGCTTTACTTGAACTAAGTAAATGCATTAATCATGCTATTCAACTCTATCGAGCAAGTAAATGAATTAATTTAAAACTATAACAGATCATAAAATTCACTTTATCTGTTATAGTTTTTTCATATGTTTTTGTATCTATATCTTTAATTTGTCATTGCCATAATGACAAAGAGTTAGATCTTTACATTTTAAGGAAGCATGATGGATTTTTTTAAAAAGCATAATAAAGCAAGTTTCACTTTCTTCATTATTACCTTATATTCATTTATTGGCTTTGGTTTGGGTTATGTTATTTGGGAACATATGTTGTAAAGATTGTTGGCTTTTTTCATATAAATTTAAAAAAGCCAACTTATAATTTTCATTTAATAAAGTTTTTAATACTTTCAATAACTTCTATTGTTTTTTCAGCATGTAACCAGTGACCTGTATTTTCAACAGTTAGAATATTGGCGTTTTTAAACTGGTGATGAATTGCACTTATATGCTCCTCTTTCGCAATATAAGGTGAATTTCCACCACGAAGAAATAGTGTTGGTACATCAACCGAAATATTATCCCATGCAAGAATTTTCATATAATTTTCATAAATAGCATCAACATTAAATAGCCATTCACCTTTACTAAACGATTTTAATAAAAATTGAATGACCATATCTTCATCAATATCATTTTTCATAATTGAAATTGCTTCGTGACGAGAATTAATATTTGCATTTTTTACAGCAAAAAGAGCTTTAAAAATATGAGTATGATGACTTTCCAAATATGTAAATGGTGATATATCTAAGACTATTAATTTTTGAATACGCTGATTTTCTAGATCAGCAAGCTTCATTGCAATTTTACCTCCCATTGAATGGCCAACTAAAATGAACTGATCAATATTTAAATGCTTTAAGGTATCTAAAACATCTTGAGCCATTTCGGTATAATTCATTTCAGATAAATGCCCTGATTTACCATGATTTCTTACATCGACTTGTAATGTATTATGCGTTTTAGAAAATTCTCGAGCTAGCATTCCTAGATTACTTAAACTACCAAATAATCCATGAATAAAAATTAAAGTCGGTTTTTCGTTTATTTGATGATATTCATAATTTAGTAGCATTTGATTTTTCCCAAGAATTTGATAAATCTATAATAAAAAATTTACTTAGGCTATTTTAACATATGATTATTTATTGCGCTTGATGAATTTTACTTAGGCTATTTATTGAGATACTCCATGTATAAAAATTATTATGTAATTAAATTAATCAATTTAAGGTAATCTTAATGTGTTTTCTCGGGAAAATTTCATACTGATTGATATTATTGTTAAGATTAAATTAATTTGTCTATTATTTCACCATTGTAGAGCTTCTATTGTTTTCCTATATTTTGTGCTTAATATTTGAATAAGATTCAACAAAAGATGCACATTATAAATGCATCTTTTTATTTAAAGTTTTATACAGATAATATGAATTTAATTATCAACAATATCAGCGAAATTAGCACTTAAAACTGAAGCTAGATCATTTGGATTTAAACCTATATCCAGCCCTCTTTTCCCACCGCTTACATACATTTTATTTAGTATTTTTGCACTACAGCAAATTACTGTTTTTAATCTTTTTTTCTGCCCTACTGGACTAATACCACCCACTAAATATCCAGTTAAACGCTCTGCATCTTTAGGGTCTGCCATATGGAGTTTTTTACAACCAAATGCTTGTGCAACTTTCTTTAAATTTAACTGATGATTCACAGGTAATACCGCAACATAATAGTTTTTATCGTCAGTCACCATTAAGGTTTTAAACACTTCATCTACAGATAAACCTAATTTTTCAGCTGCTTCAAGCCCAAAACTTTTGGCATTTACATCATGTTTATATTCATGCATTGAAAAATCAATTTTATTTGATTTTAAAACTTTACAAGCAGGTGTCATAATTCCATCTAAATTTATTTATATGATGCTCGTTATTATAGAATAATTTATAAATTGCTTCTTATTTTATTTTAAATTTTAGCCCTAAAATCTTAGGGCTAAATTAAACTCAATACCAATCAACTAATGAAACCCCTAAACCAACATATGTTGCTTTGTGGTTATAATCAATTAAATTTTCACCATAGCCATGGAATATCTGTAAATAACCATCTAAATTATTTCTAATAGGAAAATCCCAAGCAAATTGTGCAGCCCCGTGACCTGTGCTTACATTTTGTCGTGCCATTAATGAAAAGCTTTGACGCCCCCATTTGTAATATGCAGTAACATCACCATGTCCCATATAATCAACAATATCAGGATTATCATCACTATCTTTCTTAAAGACTCTAACCCAAGGACGTATTGTTAAAACAAAATTATCACGCTCAAATCCAAAATTCATCATGACACGATCCCAGCCACGTGAATATGGAATTGCAGCGCCATTTGATTGATGATTTAATCCGATTCCAAATAGTCGCCAATTTAATCCTAAAACATTATAATTTGTTCTAAAAATCAAATTAACTTCTGGCTCATAGTTTGTCGCACGAAATGGTCTCGAATCTTGATCATTATACACCTGCCAATATGAACGTTGAGTATACCCAATCCACAAATCTCCATTGTTTCCAAATAAATCATCTCTCACTTTAGTTTTCATTGAAAGCTGAAATTTAGCTTCAGTAGAATCTAATTGATGCTGATTATTAACAATATTTCGAGCATTTGCGCTAATTGGGTTTTGATTAACCTCACTTGTCCAAAATGCGGGTAAAATATATACTGGTTGATATGGACGTAATTTCCATAGTCCAACATGATGTTCATCAGTTAATTCCCAACGCTTATCGAGTAAAGGAGTTTTTGATGGCTGATGTTCTATAACTTTAATTGGTTCCTTTGTTTTTGCTAACACTGATGTATTTATTTGCTCTGTATTAGATGCATAATTAAATGCATTATCAAAGCATTCTAAACGCTGTTCATTTGAGGTAAAACTTAAACATATTTCAGGATTAGAATTTGCTAGATCTGTACTTTTTTGTGCAAATGCTTCGGAAACAAATAAATAAGATGCTCCTAAACATAGAACATTTCTTGCTTGCTGAAATTTAATCATTTTATTCTTCCAAGAATAATTTGGACAACTCGCCCATCCCCCCATTACAATTGATATCTAATATTCAATTTTCACACTTAAAAACAACTTAAACTATTAATTTTGAATATAAAAAATAACAATTGCGTTTCAACATGATTAAATTATCAGCCTTAATAGAATCTTCTTGTTTACTCGTGTGGAATCTACGTAACCTGTTGTAATCATTTTATCTATTAAGTGAATTTTCAACAATAATAAGTAAACAAAATTTAACCTATTTTAACGATTTGAAATTATTTTAAATTAAAATTTATAAATAAATTTATTAATAATAAAAAATTGACTCTATGAGCTCATCTACTTAATATCCTTAAATATAAAGTAGGAAAATGGTGTTATTTTGTTGGGTTTAAAGAAAATTTCAAAGTTTAAATTATTTCAACGATGTTCTTCTATAAAGCTTATGGCTGTAGCAACCACAGTCCTTATATTTACTGGATGTTCCTCTTTAGGTGGTGGTTCACCGTCTAAAAGGTCAGCAAAACTCTCTGCAGGCATTCAAAAAGCATATTCTGTAAATGCAACAACCGCCAATCGAGTCGCACCTATCATTGTACAAAGTTCAGATAAATACAATCTTGATCCTTTGTTACTTGCAGCTCTAATTCGACAAGAATCCTCGTATAGACCAACTGTTGTTTCTCCTGCTGGTGCTGTAGGTTTAACACAAGTTATGCCTAGATTTTGGCAGAAAGAATGCCCTGGTGATTTATATAATGAGTATATTAATATTAATTGTGGTGCATATATTTTAAAAAAATATGAGAATAACGCAGGTAGTATTCCAAAAGCATTAGCTCATTATAATGTTGGACCAACTGCTTACAATACAAACAGAAAAATGAAAAAACAAGGCAAAAAATATGCTAAACAAGTTAAAGGACATAAATCTGAGCTAAAAAAAGCCTTATAAATACTGCTTATTAACGCTCATTGATATCAATAACTCAATGAGCGCTATTTAACGAATTAAACCTTGGGGCTGTAAAATAATAAGTAAAGCACCTAGAATAACAATAGCACCACCCATTAAATCCCATTTAGACAAAGCAATTTGATCTACATATTTCAGCCATAAAAGTGCCGTAAATATATAAATACCACCATAAGCTGCATAAATTCGTCCAGAAGCGGCTGGATGCAATGTTAAAAGCCATACAAATGCCATTAAACTTAATGCTGTTGGCACCCAAAACCAATGACTTTTTCCCTGATTTAAAATCAGATATGGAAAATAACAACCTAATATTTCTGTAATTGCTGTAATAAAAAACAGAAAAAAAGTTCCAATAACTTTGGTAATTTGTAGATCCATTTATATCTCAAAATTATCTAACTAAAATAAAATGACCCATGCTTAACATGGGTCATTTTATTACATTCATAAATTATGCAGGTTCAATGGTTTCATCTTCATATACCTCAAGATGCAAACCAATTACTTTTCCATGCTCTTTTTTAACAGATACAGTAACATTACCACCATGATCTGCTAATTCACCAAACAAAATCATTTCAGCCAATGGCTTTTTCAATTGTTCCTGAATAAGTCGTTGCATAGGACGAGCACCCATTAAGCGATCATATCCTTTTTCAGCAAGCCAAGTACGTGCACTTTGATCTACATCAAGTAGTACTTTTTTCTCATCTAACTGTGCTTGTAGTTCTGTTAAGAATTTATCTACAACATTTTCAATCACAGTCGTTGGTAATGCTTGGAACTGAATCACACCATCTAGACGATTACGGAATTCAGGAGAAAATGCTTTTTTCATCGCCTCTTGATTGTCTCGACTATTATCTTGCTCGGTAAATCCAATACTTACACGTGAAATACTTTCGGCACCCACATTAGTAGTTAATACCAAAATTACATTTCTAAAATCAGATTTACGTCCATTATTATCAGTTAAAGAGCCATGATCCATAATTTGTAATAACAAATTAAAAACATCTGGATGTGCTTTTTCAATTTCATCTAACAATAACACTGCATGAGGATTTTTATGAATTGCATCTGTGAGCAACCCACCTTGATCAAACCCAACATAACCAGGAGGTGCACCAATTAAGCGAGAAACTGCATGACGTTCCATATATTCAGACATATCGAAACGAATAAGTTCCACACCCAAAACTTTTGCTAATTGTTTTGTTACTTCAGTTTTACCCACACCTGTTGGACCAGCAAAAACAAAACTAC
It contains:
- a CDS encoding alpha/beta fold hydrolase; this encodes MLLNYEYHQINEKPTLIFIHGLFGSLSNLGMLAREFSKTHNTLQVDVRNHGKSGHLSEMNYTEMAQDVLDTLKHLNIDQFILVGHSMGGKIAMKLADLENQRIQKLIVLDISPFTYLESHHTHIFKALFAVKNANINSRHEAISIMKNDIDEDMVIQFLLKSFSKGEWLFNVDAIYENYMKILAWDNISVDVPTLFLRGGNSPYIAKEEHISAIHHQFKNANILTVENTGHWLHAEKTIEVIESIKNFIK
- the ybaK gene encoding Cys-tRNA(Pro) deacylase, with the protein product MTPACKVLKSNKIDFSMHEYKHDVNAKSFGLEAAEKLGLSVDEVFKTLMVTDDKNYYVAVLPVNHQLNLKKVAQAFGCKKLHMADPKDAERLTGYLVGGISPVGQKKRLKTVICCSAKILNKMYVSGGKRGLDIGLNPNDLASVLSANFADIVDN
- a CDS encoding phospholipase A; translated protein: MIKFQQARNVLCLGASYLFVSEAFAQKSTDLANSNPEICLSFTSNEQRLECFDNAFNYASNTEQINTSVLAKTKEPIKVIEHQPSKTPLLDKRWELTDEHHVGLWKLRPYQPVYILPAFWTSEVNQNPISANARNIVNNQHQLDSTEAKFQLSMKTKVRDDLFGNNGDLWIGYTQRSYWQVYNDQDSRPFRATNYEPEVNLIFRTNYNVLGLNWRLFGIGLNHQSNGAAIPYSRGWDRVMMNFGFERDNFVLTIRPWVRVFKKDSDDNPDIVDYMGHGDVTAYYKWGRQSFSLMARQNVSTGHGAAQFAWDFPIRNNLDGYLQIFHGYGENLIDYNHKATYVGLGVSLVDWY
- a CDS encoding lytic transglycosylase domain-containing protein, yielding MAVATTVLIFTGCSSLGGGSPSKRSAKLSAGIQKAYSVNATTANRVAPIIVQSSDKYNLDPLLLAALIRQESSYRPTVVSPAGAVGLTQVMPRFWQKECPGDLYNEYININCGAYILKKYENNAGSIPKALAHYNVGPTAYNTNRKMKKQGKKYAKQVKGHKSELKKAL
- a CDS encoding YnfA family protein; translated protein: MDLQITKVIGTFFLFFITAITEILGCYFPYLILNQGKSHWFWVPTALSLMAFVWLLTLHPAASGRIYAAYGGIYIFTALLWLKYVDQIALSKWDLMGGAIVILGALLIILQPQGLIR